The Rhododendron vialii isolate Sample 1 chromosome 6a, ASM3025357v1 genome includes a window with the following:
- the LOC131328787 gene encoding sucrose transport protein-like codes for MEGGVSVENGKENWRYPPMSTELQRQPPLPQSAPMRKIVAVASIGAGVQFGWALQFSLLTPYVQFLGIPHKWASFIWLCGPISGMVVQPLAGHYSDQCTSRFGRRRPFIATAAALVAVSVILIGFAADIGRASGDPIGHGAKPRAIVIFVVGFWILDVANNLLMSPCRAFLSDLSGHSQQKMRNANAFFSFFSGVGSVLGYAAGSYSRLHNLFPFTLTTACDAYCANLKSCFLISITLLITLTVMALFTVRETPISKPDPSVNGEKGTKAVPFFGELFSALKDFPKAMWILLLVTCLGSLAWFAFLLYDTDWMGREVYGGAVGEKLYDAGVHAGSLGLMLSSAAAGVTSLAVVFLARDVRGGNWIWGGSNIFLAVCFAMTVWITKAAESFRRREVASGGGPNAGVKAAAITLFAVLGIPQAIFFTIPFALAATYSTTAGIGQGLSMGVLNIAVVIPQLFVSLTSGPWDQLFGGGNLPSFVVGAIAAAISGIFALTLLPSPRPGDAPVKIVVAASH; via the exons ATGGAGGGTGGTGTGAGTGTGGAAAATGGAAAGGAAAACTGGAGATACCCTCCTATGTCTACGGAACTACAACGACAACCACCACTACCGCAATCTGCGCCCATGCGTAAGATAGTCGCGGTAGCGTCAATAGGCGCAGGGGTCCAATTCGGTTGGGCACTCCAGTTTTCCCTCCTAACACCCTACGTCCAATTCTTAGGAATCCCACACAAGTGGGCCTCCTTCATATGGCTCTGTGGCCCCATCTCCGGCATGGTAGTCCAGCCCCTCGCCGGCCACTACAGCGACCAGTGCACCTCCAGATTCGGCCGACGCCGCCCCTTCATTGCCACCGCTGCCGCCCTCGTCGCGGTCTCCGTCATCCTCATCGGCTTCGCCGCCGATATCGGCCGGGCCTCCGGTGACCCTATCGGCCACGGCGCCAAACCGCGCGCCATCGTGATCTTCGTGGTGGGGTTCTGGATCCTTGACGTGGCCAACAACCTGCTGATGTCACCCTGCCGGGCTTTCCTCTCCGACCTCTCAG GCCACAGCCAGCAGAAGATGCGCAACGCCAACGCCTTCTTCTCGTTCTTCAGCGGCGTCGGAAGCGTACTCGGATACGCCGCCGGTAGCTACTCGCGCCTCCACAACCTCTTCCCTTTCACCCTCACCACCGCTTGCGATGCCTACTGCGCCAATCTCAAATCTTGCTTCTTAATTTCCATAACTCTCTTAATCACTCTAACCGTAATGGCTCTATTTACGGTACGGGAAACCCCGATTTCCAAACCCGACCCGAGTGTCAACGGGGAGAAGGGGACAAAAGCGGTGCCGTTTTTCGGGGAATTATTCAGTGCGCTGAAGGACTTCCCCAAGGCCATGTGGATCCTACTCCTGGTGACGTGTCTTGGTTCGCTCGCTTGGTTTGCTTTCCTCTTGTACGACACGGACTGGATGGGGAGGGAGGTGTACGGCGGGGCCGTCGGAGAGAAGCTGTACGACGCCGGAGTTCACGCGGGGTCGTTGGGGCTGATGCTGAGCTCGGCGGCGGCGGGAGTAACGTCACTGGCGGTGGTTTTCCTCGCTCGTGACGTCAGGGGCGGGAATTGGATTTGGGGAGGGAGTAATATCTTCCTGGCGGTTTGCTTTGCGATGACGGTGTGGATAACTAAAGCCGCCGAGTCATTTCGGCGGCGTGAGGTTGCGAGTGGTGGTGGGCCGAATGCTGGTGTTAAGGCGGCGGCGATCACTCTCTTCGCAGTGTTGGGTATTCCTCAAGCg ATATTTTTTACCATACCCTTTGCTCTCGCTGCCACTTACTCTACAACCGCTGGTATAGGACAAG GTCTCTCAATGGGAGTTCTGAATATTGCTGTAGTTATACCGCAG TTGTTTGTGTCTCTAACAAGCGGACCATGGGACCAGCTGTTCGGAGGTGGAAACTTGCCATCATTTGTGGTTGGAGCCATTGCGGCTGCAATTAGCGGGATTTTTGCGCTTACCTTGCTCCCATCTCCTCGTCCTGGCGATGCACCTGTTAAAATTGTTGTTGCGGCTTCCCATTAG
- the LOC131329518 gene encoding uncharacterized protein LOC131329518 yields the protein MPQPIHVVAITVNILMMLQTSSSVDADDDEDEDEDEEETGSEEEEKDGSMRMMIVRVVIVVLFIFIFCSQLKGEDKCNAHIMVFVSERLCITLIILVNARVCFIYFLLLSWFSEDNV from the coding sequence ATGCCACAACCCATTCATGTTGTAGCTATTACTGTGAACATCCTAATGATGCTTCAAACATCTTCCAGTGTCGATGCCGACGAtgacgaggacgaggacgaggacgaaGAGGAGACGGGTagtgaggaggaggagaaagacGGGAGCATGAGGATGATGATAGTGAGGGTGGTGATAGtagttctttttatttttattttttgctcgcAGCTTAAGGGAGAGGATAAATGTAATGCCCATATAATGGTTTTTGTATCCGAAAGACTATGTATTACGCTCATTATTCTAGTGAATGCCAGAGtttgctttatttattttttgttgctttcgTGGTTTTCTGAAGACAATGTttga